Proteins found in one Pseudomonas marvdashtae genomic segment:
- the mraZ gene encoding division/cell wall cluster transcriptional repressor MraZ — protein MFRGANAISLDAKGRLAMPSRYRDELVSRSSGQLIVTIDAVDPCLSVYPLDEWEIIETKLRALPSLREENRRLQRLLIGNAVDLELDGSGRFLVPPRLREYAKLDKRAMLVGQLNKFQLWDEDAWNAVAAADLAAIQQPGAMPDELRDLIL, from the coding sequence GTGTTTCGCGGAGCTAACGCAATCAGTCTCGATGCAAAAGGCCGGCTCGCCATGCCCAGCCGGTATCGTGACGAGCTCGTTTCGCGAAGTTCGGGTCAGTTAATCGTCACGATCGACGCTGTTGACCCATGTTTGTCGGTCTATCCGCTGGATGAGTGGGAAATCATCGAAACCAAACTGCGCGCACTGCCTTCGTTGCGTGAAGAAAACCGCCGCTTGCAGCGCTTGCTGATCGGCAATGCCGTCGACCTCGAGCTCGACGGTAGCGGTCGTTTCCTGGTGCCGCCGCGTCTGCGCGAATACGCCAAGCTGGATAAGCGCGCGATGCTGGTGGGCCAACTGAACAAGTTCCAACTATGGGACGAAGATGCCTGGAATGCGGTTGCTGCCGCCGACCTTGCTGCTATTCAACAACCGGGCGCCATGCCTGATGAACTGCGTGATTTGATCCTGTGA
- the rsmH gene encoding 16S rRNA (cytosine(1402)-N(4))-methyltransferase RsmH: MTTDSGFNHITVLLDEAVEALAVRPDGCYLDGTFGRGGHSRLILSQLGPDGRLLGFDKDPQAIATGQALAAEDGRFVVVQRSFAELGSEVAQRGLAGKVSGVLLDLGVSSPQLDDPERGFSFLNDGPLDMRMDPSRGVSAAEFVNTAAVEEIARVFKEYGEERFSGRMARAVVERRDIKPFERTGDLAEVLKVANPAWEKGKNPATRAFQGLRIHVNNELGDLEAGLEAALEALEIGGRLVVISFHSLEDRIVKLFMRKLTKGEADNLPRNLPVRFEAFVPKIKIHGKAQFASEAELKANPRARSAVMRVAEKLR; this comes from the coding sequence GTGACTACTGATAGCGGCTTTAACCACATCACCGTACTGCTTGACGAAGCCGTCGAGGCTCTCGCCGTACGTCCTGATGGCTGCTATCTGGACGGCACGTTCGGGCGTGGCGGGCACAGTCGGCTGATCCTCAGCCAGCTCGGTCCGGACGGTCGGCTGCTGGGGTTCGACAAGGATCCTCAAGCGATTGCCACCGGGCAAGCGCTAGCGGCCGAAGACGGCCGCTTTGTCGTTGTGCAGCGCAGCTTTGCGGAGCTCGGTTCGGAAGTCGCCCAGCGTGGCCTGGCCGGCAAGGTCAGTGGCGTGCTGCTGGACCTTGGCGTGTCGTCGCCGCAGTTGGACGACCCGGAACGGGGCTTCAGTTTCCTCAACGACGGCCCGCTGGACATGCGCATGGATCCGTCCCGCGGAGTCAGCGCCGCCGAATTCGTCAATACCGCTGCGGTGGAAGAAATCGCCCGTGTCTTCAAGGAATACGGCGAAGAGCGTTTTTCGGGGCGCATGGCGCGCGCGGTAGTTGAACGCCGCGACATCAAGCCGTTCGAGCGTACCGGTGACTTGGCCGAAGTGCTGAAAGTCGCCAATCCGGCCTGGGAAAAAGGCAAGAATCCAGCGACCCGTGCTTTCCAGGGGCTGCGCATCCACGTCAACAACGAACTGGGCGATCTTGAGGCAGGCCTCGAGGCCGCCCTTGAAGCGCTGGAAATCGGTGGGCGCCTGGTGGTGATCAGCTTCCATTCCCTGGAAGACCGCATCGTCAAGTTGTTCATGCGCAAGCTCACCAAAGGCGAAGCCGACAACCTGCCGCGCAACCTGCCGGTGCGTTTCGAAGCGTTCGTCCCCAAGATCAAGATCCACGGCAAAGCGCAGTTCGCCTCCGAGGCAGAACTCAAGGCCAATCCGCGCGCCCGTAGCGCTGTCATGCGTGTCGCGGAGAAGTTGCGGTGA
- a CDS encoding UDP-N-acetylmuramoyl-L-alanyl-D-glutamate--2,6-diaminopimelate ligase, with product MSLSLNKIFAHAGHDLLIRELALDSRDVRAGDLFLAVPGARFDGRAHIADALKRGAAAVAYEVNGATVLPITDVPLIPVKGLAAQLSDIAGRFYGEPSRHLNLIGVTGTNGKTSVTQLVAQALDLLGQHCGIVGTLGNGFHGALQSGLHTTPNPIAVQATLADLKKAGAKAVAMEVSSHGLDQGRVSALAFDVAVLTNLSRDHLDYHGTMQAYGEAKARLFAWNSLRCRVINIDDEFGRQLAAEQRESRLITYSLEDSSAYLYIRQAQFNDEGVRATLVTPQGEHFLRSTLLGRFNLSNVLAAIGALLGLDYALDEILKVLPQLEGPAGRMQRLGGGTQPLVVVDYAHTPDALEKVLTALRPHAKGKLLCLFGCGGDRDRGKRPLMAEVVERLADGVLVTDDNPRSEDPQRIFDDIRAGFSQVDNVNFVAGRGQAIAQLIASASADDVVVLAGKGHEDYQEINGERHAFSDLAEADHALTAWEVAHA from the coding sequence ATGTCCCTGAGCCTGAACAAGATTTTTGCCCACGCCGGCCACGACTTGCTGATTCGCGAGTTGGCCCTTGATAGCCGTGACGTACGTGCTGGAGACCTGTTCCTGGCGGTGCCGGGCGCCCGGTTCGATGGTCGCGCGCACATTGCCGACGCCCTGAAGCGCGGAGCGGCGGCTGTGGCCTATGAAGTCAACGGCGCCACCGTGCTGCCCATCACCGATGTGCCGCTGATTCCGGTCAAGGGGCTGGCGGCGCAGCTGTCGGATATTGCCGGACGTTTTTATGGCGAGCCGAGCCGTCACCTGAACCTGATCGGCGTGACCGGCACTAACGGCAAGACCAGCGTCACCCAACTGGTGGCGCAGGCGCTGGACCTGCTCGGGCAGCACTGCGGCATCGTCGGGACGCTGGGCAACGGTTTCCACGGTGCGCTGCAGAGCGGCCTGCACACCACGCCAAACCCGATTGCTGTACAAGCTACGTTGGCCGACCTGAAGAAGGCCGGTGCCAAGGCCGTTGCGATGGAGGTTTCTTCCCATGGCCTTGATCAGGGCCGCGTCAGCGCACTGGCATTCGACGTTGCCGTGCTGACCAACCTGTCCCGCGATCACCTGGATTACCACGGCACCATGCAGGCCTACGGTGAAGCCAAAGCCAGGCTGTTTGCCTGGAATAGCTTGAGGTGCCGGGTCATCAATATCGATGACGAGTTCGGCCGGCAACTGGCCGCCGAGCAACGCGAGTCCCGGTTGATCACCTACAGCCTGGAGGACAGCAGCGCCTACCTTTATATCCGCCAGGCGCAATTCAATGACGAAGGCGTGCGCGCCACGCTGGTCACGCCCCAGGGCGAGCATTTCCTGCGCAGCACCTTGCTGGGCCGCTTCAACCTGAGCAATGTTTTGGCAGCCATCGGCGCCTTGCTCGGGCTGGATTACGCACTCGACGAAATTCTCAAAGTGCTGCCGCAACTCGAGGGTCCGGCCGGTCGCATGCAGCGCCTGGGCGGCGGCACCCAGCCGTTGGTGGTGGTCGATTACGCCCACACGCCGGACGCGCTGGAAAAAGTTCTCACGGCCTTGCGCCCGCATGCCAAGGGCAAGTTGCTGTGCCTGTTTGGCTGTGGCGGTGATCGAGACCGTGGCAAGCGTCCGTTGATGGCTGAAGTCGTCGAGCGGCTGGCCGATGGCGTGCTCGTGACCGATGACAATCCGCGCAGCGAAGACCCGCAGCGGATTTTCGACGACATCCGCGCCGGTTTCTCACAGGTGGATAACGTCAACTTCGTGGCCGGTCGCGGCCAGGCCATTGCCCAACTGATCGCCAGTGCGTCGGCGGACGATGTTGTCGTCCTGGCCGGAAAAGGGCATGAGGACTACCAGGAAATCAACGGCGAGCGCCATGCGTTTTCTGATCTGGCGGAAGCCGATCACGCGCTGACTGCATGGGAGGTGGCCCATGCTTAA
- a CDS encoding phosphoheptose isomerase produces the protein MDMQSRIRQLFQASIDTKQQAMDVLAPHIEQASQVMVNALLNEGKMLSCGNGGSAGDAQHFSSELLNRFERERPSLPAIALTTDSSTITSIANDYSYNEVFSKQIRALGQPGDVLLAISTSGNSANIIQAIQAAHDREMIVVALTGRDGGGMASLLLPEDVEIRVPANVTARIQEVHLLAIHCLCDLIDSQLFGSEE, from the coding sequence ATGGACATGCAATCGCGAATCCGCCAGCTTTTTCAGGCCAGTATCGACACCAAGCAACAGGCGATGGACGTACTTGCACCGCACATCGAGCAAGCGAGCCAAGTGATGGTCAACGCCCTGCTCAACGAAGGCAAAATGCTCTCGTGCGGCAATGGCGGCTCTGCCGGCGACGCGCAGCATTTTTCCTCGGAGCTGCTCAACCGCTTCGAACGCGAACGCCCGAGCCTGCCGGCCATCGCACTGACAACCGACAGCTCGACGATCACCTCGATCGCCAATGACTACAGCTACAACGAAGTATTCTCCAAACAGATCCGCGCCCTGGGCCAACCCGGCGATGTGTTGCTGGCGATTTCCACCAGCGGCAACTCGGCCAACATTATTCAAGCGATCCAGGCCGCACATGATCGCGAAATGATTGTCGTAGCATTGACCGGTCGCGACGGCGGCGGCATGGCATCGTTGCTGCTGCCTGAAGACGTCGAGATTCGCGTACCAGCCAATGTCACTGCACGTATTCAGGAAGTCCATCTGCTGGCGATCCATTGTCTTTGTGACTTGATCGACAGCCAACTGTTCGGGAGTGAAGAATGA
- a CDS encoding YraN family protein — MPDRSHLQSGKNAEGQALAHLQQQGLRLLAQNWLCKRGELDLVMLDGDTVVFVEVRYRKNTQWGGALDSIDARKRQKLVFAAQYFLQSEPRWADHPCRFDVVAIDSNVDQLNWLQNAFDS, encoded by the coding sequence ATGCCTGACCGATCACACCTGCAAAGCGGCAAGAATGCCGAGGGCCAAGCCCTCGCGCATCTTCAGCAACAGGGTCTGCGCCTGCTGGCGCAGAACTGGTTGTGCAAACGCGGCGAGCTGGATCTGGTCATGCTTGACGGCGATACAGTAGTATTCGTCGAAGTCCGCTATAGAAAAAATACCCAATGGGGTGGCGCGCTCGATAGCATCGATGCACGCAAGCGTCAGAAGCTGGTTTTCGCCGCGCAGTACTTCCTGCAAAGCGAGCCTCGCTGGGCCGACCATCCCTGCCGTTTCGACGTGGTTGCCATCGACAGCAACGTCGATCAGCTGAACTGGCTACAAAACGCCTTCGACAGTTGA
- a CDS encoding peptidoglycan D,D-transpeptidase FtsI family protein, with protein sequence MKLEGALFPWRFRLVLGLLGIMVAAIAWRIIDLQVVDRDFLKEQGDARSVRHIPIPAHRGLITDRNGEPLAVSTPVTTLWANAKEMQQAKEKWPALAAALGQDPKALAERLEAQANKEFIYLVRGLTPEQGQSVLDLKIPGVYGIEEFRRFYPAGEVTAHMVGFTDIDDRGREGVELAYDEWLAGIAGKRQVIKDRRGRLIKDVQVTKNAKAGKPLALSIDLRLQYLANRELRNAIVENGAKAGSLVIMDVKTGEILAMVNQPTYNPNNRRNLQPAMMRNRAMIDVFEPGSTMKAVSMAAALETGRWKPSDTVEVYPGTLQIGKYTIRDVSKTEGPVLDLTGILINSSNVGMSKIAFDIGGETIYRLAQKIGLGQDTGLGFPGERVGNLPNYREWRKAETATLSYGYGVSVTAIQLVHAFSALANNGRIAPLTLVKTDKAPQTTQVIPEDVAKTMQGMLQQVIEAPRGVYRAQVPAYHVAGKSGTARKTSVGTKGYAENSYRSLFAGFGPMSDPRYAIVVVIDEPSKAGYFGGLVSAPVFSKVMSGTLRLMNITPDNLPPTQQASTAPVVPLKPDGGRG encoded by the coding sequence ATGAAACTCGAAGGGGCGCTGTTCCCGTGGCGGTTTCGTCTGGTCCTGGGCTTGCTCGGGATCATGGTCGCGGCGATTGCCTGGCGCATCATCGACTTGCAGGTAGTTGATCGCGACTTCCTCAAGGAGCAGGGCGATGCCCGCAGCGTGCGTCATATTCCGATTCCGGCGCACCGTGGATTGATCACTGACCGCAATGGCGAGCCGCTGGCCGTGAGCACCCCGGTGACGACCCTGTGGGCGAACGCCAAGGAAATGCAGCAAGCCAAGGAAAAGTGGCCGGCACTGGCCGCGGCCCTCGGCCAGGATCCCAAGGCACTCGCCGAGCGTCTTGAAGCTCAGGCCAATAAAGAATTCATCTACCTGGTGCGCGGGTTGACGCCTGAGCAAGGCCAGAGCGTGCTCGACTTGAAAATACCCGGTGTCTACGGCATCGAGGAATTCCGGCGTTTCTACCCGGCCGGTGAAGTTACCGCCCACATGGTCGGTTTTACCGATATCGATGACCGCGGACGGGAAGGGGTCGAACTGGCCTATGACGAATGGCTCGCTGGAATCGCCGGCAAGCGCCAGGTCATCAAGGACCGGCGCGGCAGGCTGATCAAGGATGTCCAGGTCACGAAAAACGCCAAGGCCGGCAAGCCCTTGGCGTTGTCCATTGACCTGCGTTTGCAATACCTGGCCAACCGCGAGCTGCGCAATGCCATCGTCGAGAACGGTGCCAAGGCCGGTAGCCTGGTGATCATGGACGTCAAGACCGGCGAGATCCTGGCGATGGTCAACCAGCCGACCTACAACCCGAACAACCGTCGCAACCTGCAGCCGGCGATGATGCGCAACCGCGCGATGATCGACGTGTTCGAGCCGGGTTCGACCATGAAGGCCGTGTCCATGGCCGCTGCCCTGGAAACCGGACGCTGGAAGCCAAGCGACACCGTCGAGGTCTATCCGGGGACGTTGCAGATCGGCAAGTACACCATTCGCGACGTATCCAAGACGGAAGGGCCGGTGCTCGACCTGACCGGCATCCTGATCAATTCCAGTAACGTCGGCATGAGCAAGATCGCCTTCGATATCGGTGGCGAGACGATTTATCGCCTGGCCCAGAAAATCGGCCTCGGCCAGGACACCGGCCTGGGCTTCCCGGGCGAGCGCGTCGGCAACCTGCCCAACTATCGTGAATGGCGCAAGGCGGAAACCGCCACGTTGTCCTACGGCTACGGTGTTTCCGTGACGGCGATCCAGCTCGTCCACGCGTTTTCCGCGCTGGCCAACAATGGGCGTATCGCGCCGCTGACCTTGGTCAAGACCGACAAGGCGCCGCAGACCACCCAAGTGATTCCGGAAGACGTCGCGAAGACGATGCAGGGCATGCTGCAACAAGTGATCGAGGCGCCGCGCGGTGTGTATCGCGCCCAGGTGCCGGCTTATCACGTTGCCGGCAAGTCCGGTACGGCGCGCAAGACTTCCGTTGGCACCAAGGGTTATGCCGAGAACTCCTACCGCTCGCTGTTTGCCGGCTTCGGCCCGATGAGCGACCCGCGTTACGCCATCGTCGTGGTCATCGATGAACCGAGCAAGGCCGGCTATTTCGGCGGCCTGGTTTCCGCGCCGGTGTTCAGCAAAGTCATGTCCGGCACGCTGCGGCTGATGAACATCACCCCGGATAACCTGCCACCGACCCAGCAGGCGAGTACCGCCCCGGTCGTTCCATTGAAACCCGACGGAGGGCGTGGCTGA
- the ftsL gene encoding cell division protein FtsL produces the protein MSKLFAKPLPGGSFFMLLLFIGVLVSAIAVSYSAHWNRQLLNTLYNELSVRDKAQAEWGRLILEQSTWTAHSRIEVLATEQLKMRIPGAAEVQMVAP, from the coding sequence GTGAGCAAGCTCTTCGCCAAGCCGTTGCCGGGCGGCAGCTTTTTCATGCTGCTGCTTTTTATTGGCGTGCTCGTGTCGGCCATCGCCGTGTCTTACAGCGCGCATTGGAACCGCCAGTTGCTCAACACGCTTTATAACGAGCTGAGCGTGCGCGACAAGGCTCAGGCCGAATGGGGCCGGTTAATCCTGGAGCAGAGTACCTGGACTGCCCATAGCCGCATCGAAGTACTGGCCACCGAGCAACTGAAAATGCGCATTCCCGGCGCCGCCGAAGTGCAGATGGTGGCGCCATGA
- a CDS encoding BON domain-containing protein: MTPNRLGLLALTLCLGISGCTSVVNASREKPIEDDRGTRTFGSKIDDSLIETKVGVNIAKADPDLDNNSHIVVTSFNGVVLLAGQTPRADLKAKAEQEASAVQRVKTVHNELQVLPPSSLLARQNDAWLTTKIKTQMLTDASIPGSRIKVVTENGIVYLLGLLTKQEAAQATNLVQGVSGVQKIVKLFEYID, translated from the coding sequence ATGACCCCTAATCGCCTAGGCCTACTGGCCCTGACCCTGTGCCTCGGCATCAGCGGCTGCACATCGGTGGTTAATGCCAGCCGGGAAAAGCCGATTGAAGACGACCGCGGCACCCGCACCTTCGGCAGCAAGATCGACGACTCGCTGATCGAAACCAAGGTCGGCGTGAATATCGCCAAGGCCGATCCGGACCTGGACAACAACTCGCACATCGTCGTCACCAGCTTCAACGGCGTCGTGCTGCTGGCCGGCCAGACGCCACGCGCCGACCTCAAGGCCAAGGCCGAACAGGAAGCCAGCGCTGTGCAGCGTGTCAAGACCGTACATAACGAACTGCAAGTCCTGCCGCCCTCCTCGCTGCTGGCGCGCCAGAACGATGCCTGGCTGACCACGAAGATCAAGACCCAGATGCTCACCGATGCGAGCATTCCGGGTTCGCGCATCAAGGTTGTGACCGAGAACGGTATTGTTTATCTGCTGGGGTTGCTGACCAAGCAGGAAGCGGCACAGGCGACCAATCTGGTGCAGGGTGTGTCTGGGGTGCAGAAGATCGTCAAGTTGTTTGAGTACATTGACTGA
- a CDS encoding penicillin-binding protein activator, whose product MIACLRLLSALCLAALLAACASSPSSSLGELPRTPDASIEQLLEQAAQSKTPEQAALLRLSAADLAYRQGNAGQSAQILQQVPMEQLKPGQQIFASTLSAELAMTRNQPKAALTSLGHPSLQYLSEMPVEQQVRTGTVRARALEADGQTLAAAKERIFIAPLLDNEAAVKNHETIWTLIASLPTDQLQPTTTDDLGGWLSLAKAVKTAGTLEQQQAAIDSWREQNAKHPAALQLPTPLVKLKELASQPLSKIALLLPQTGPLASVAKALREGFMAAHYQVQQAGQKPPSIQFYDSASLTSMDEFYRKAQADGVQLVVGPLEKPLVKQISTRPQLPITTLALNYSEGEQGPPQLFQFGLAPEDEAREVSRRARADGLHRAAAMVPKGEWGDRVLKAFSQDWQANGGTIVAVERVDQPVQLAQQIADMFQLRQSEGRAKSLQSTVGTTVAAQPSRRQDIEFIFLASTPQQAQQIKPTLNFQYAGDVPVYATSSVFSVSGDQNQYNDMNGVRFCETPWLLDANDPLRQQVTAQWPQAGGSLGRLYAMGADAYRLAPRLGQLKALPDSRIEGLSGSLAISPTQRVQRQLPWAQFVNGQVQRLPDTQR is encoded by the coding sequence ATGATCGCTTGCCTGCGGCTGCTCTCCGCCCTCTGCCTCGCTGCCCTCCTGGCGGCTTGCGCCAGCTCGCCCTCGTCCAGCCTTGGCGAACTTCCACGAACCCCGGATGCCAGTATCGAGCAGTTGCTCGAACAGGCCGCCCAAAGTAAAACGCCGGAGCAAGCAGCGCTGTTGCGCCTGAGCGCCGCAGACCTGGCCTACCGCCAGGGCAATGCCGGCCAGTCCGCACAGATCCTGCAACAAGTGCCGATGGAACAACTCAAGCCCGGCCAGCAGATCTTTGCCAGCACGCTGTCGGCCGAATTGGCGATGACTCGCAATCAGCCCAAGGCAGCACTGACTTCGCTGGGCCATCCAAGCCTGCAGTACCTGAGCGAAATGCCGGTGGAACAGCAAGTCCGCACCGGCACCGTCCGCGCTCGCGCCCTTGAGGCCGATGGCCAGACCCTGGCCGCCGCCAAGGAGCGGATCTTCATTGCCCCGCTGCTCGACAACGAAGCCGCGGTAAAAAATCACGAAACCATCTGGACGCTGATCGCCTCGCTGCCCACTGATCAATTGCAACCGACCACCACCGACGACCTCGGCGGCTGGTTGAGCCTGGCCAAGGCCGTGAAAACCGCCGGCACCCTGGAGCAACAACAAGCGGCCATCGACAGCTGGCGCGAGCAGAACGCCAAGCACCCCGCCGCACTGCAATTGCCGACGCCGCTGGTCAAGCTAAAAGAACTGGCGAGCCAGCCGCTGAGCAAGATCGCCTTGCTGCTGCCGCAAACCGGTCCGCTGGCCTCGGTCGCCAAGGCCCTGCGTGAAGGCTTTATGGCAGCTCACTACCAGGTGCAGCAGGCCGGGCAGAAGCCGCCGAGCATCCAGTTCTACGACAGCGCAAGCCTGACGTCGATGGATGAGTTCTATCGCAAGGCCCAGGCCGACGGCGTCCAACTGGTCGTCGGCCCGCTGGAAAAACCCTTGGTCAAACAAATCAGCACCCGCCCGCAACTACCCATTACCACCCTGGCGCTGAACTACAGCGAAGGCGAACAAGGCCCGCCCCAACTGTTCCAATTCGGCCTGGCCCCAGAAGACGAAGCCCGTGAAGTCTCCCGTCGCGCTCGCGCCGACGGTCTGCATCGCGCCGCGGCCATGGTGCCGAAAGGGGAATGGGGCGATCGCGTATTGAAAGCTTTCAGCCAGGATTGGCAGGCGAACGGCGGAACCATCGTCGCAGTCGAACGCGTCGACCAGCCAGTGCAACTGGCCCAGCAGATCGCCGACATGTTCCAGTTGCGCCAGAGCGAAGGTCGCGCCAAGAGCCTGCAAAGCACCGTGGGCACAACGGTCGCCGCGCAGCCATCGCGTCGCCAGGACATCGAGTTCATCTTCCTGGCATCGACCCCGCAGCAGGCCCAGCAGATCAAGCCGACCCTGAACTTCCAGTACGCCGGCGACGTGCCGGTTTATGCGACGTCCTCCGTATTCAGCGTCAGCGGCGACCAGAATCAGTACAACGACATGAACGGCGTGCGCTTCTGCGAAACGCCTTGGTTGCTCGACGCCAACGACCCGCTGCGCCAGCAGGTCACCGCGCAATGGCCTCAGGCCGGCGGCAGCCTGGGCCGGCTGTATGCGATGGGTGCCGACGCCTATCGCCTCGCTCCGCGCCTGGGCCAGCTCAAGGCGTTGCCAGACAGCCGGATCGAAGGCCTGTCGGGAAGCCTGGCGATATCGCCGACCCAGCGCGTGCAACGCCAGTTGCCTTGGGCGCAATTCGTCAACGGCCAGGTACAGCGGCTGCCGGACACCCAGCGCTGA
- a CDS encoding ClpXP protease specificity-enhancing factor encodes MNSSRPYLVRALYEWIVDNDCTPHMLVNAEYPSVQVPQGFANDGQIVLNVSPAAVRHLHMDNDAVSFEGRFGGVPHTLYVPIASILGIYARENGQGMVFELEVPLDGEEEFEADDDLPPPDDEPPRPSGRPSLKVVK; translated from the coding sequence ATGAACTCCAGTCGACCTTATCTGGTCCGCGCGCTCTACGAGTGGATTGTGGACAACGATTGCACCCCGCACATGCTGGTCAATGCCGAGTATCCATCGGTCCAGGTGCCGCAGGGTTTTGCCAATGACGGACAAATTGTCCTGAACGTATCGCCGGCCGCTGTGCGTCATTTGCACATGGACAACGATGCGGTCAGCTTCGAAGGGCGCTTCGGTGGCGTGCCGCACACGCTGTACGTGCCTATCGCTTCGATCCTGGGGATTTATGCCCGGGAGAATGGCCAGGGCATGGTGTTCGAGCTGGAAGTGCCGTTGGACGGCGAGGAAGAGTTCGAGGCGGATGACGACCTGCCACCACCGGATGACGAGCCGCCGCGTCCTAGCGGGCGGCCGAGTTTGAAAGTGGTGAAGTGA
- the rsmI gene encoding 16S rRNA (cytidine(1402)-2'-O)-methyltransferase, which translates to MNSAAGSLYVVATPIGNLDDISARALKILQDVALIAAEDTRHSQRLLQHFGISTPLAACHEHNERDEGSRFITRLLAGDNVALISDAGTPLISDPGYHLVRQARAAGINVVPVPGACALIAALSAAGLPSDRFIFEGFLPAKAVGRRARLEAIKEEPRTLIFYEAPHRILECLQDMELVFGPERQALLARELTKTFETLKGLPLAELRAFVEGDSNQQRGECVVLVAGWTPPQNEEAVSSEAMRILDLLLEEMPLKRAAALAAQITGERKNVLYQVALEKQKSQ; encoded by the coding sequence ATGAATTCCGCCGCCGGCTCGCTTTACGTGGTGGCGACGCCCATCGGCAACCTGGACGATATCAGTGCACGCGCCTTGAAGATCCTGCAGGACGTTGCGCTGATCGCGGCCGAAGACACGCGCCATTCTCAGCGCCTGCTGCAACATTTCGGTATTTCCACGCCCTTGGCGGCTTGTCACGAGCATAACGAACGCGATGAAGGCAGTCGTTTCATCACCCGTCTGCTGGCTGGCGACAACGTGGCGCTGATTTCTGATGCCGGTACGCCACTGATCTCCGATCCGGGCTATCACTTGGTACGCCAGGCCCGCGCTGCAGGCATCAATGTCGTGCCGGTACCTGGGGCGTGTGCGTTGATCGCGGCGCTGTCGGCGGCGGGCCTGCCGTCGGACCGGTTCATATTCGAAGGTTTCCTGCCCGCCAAGGCCGTGGGGCGGCGGGCGCGCCTGGAAGCTATAAAGGAAGAACCGCGCACACTGATTTTTTATGAGGCGCCGCACCGCATTCTTGAATGCTTGCAGGATATGGAGCTGGTGTTCGGCCCCGAGCGCCAGGCGCTGTTGGCTCGGGAATTGACCAAGACCTTTGAAACCCTCAAGGGCCTGCCGTTAGCCGAGCTGCGAGCCTTCGTCGAGGGTGACAGCAACCAGCAGCGCGGCGAGTGTGTCGTGCTGGTGGCGGGCTGGACACCGCCGCAAAACGAAGAGGCCGTCAGCAGCGAGGCGATGCGCATCCTGGACCTGTTGCTCGAGGAAATGCCCCTCAAGCGCGCGGCCGCCCTGGCGGCGCAGATTACTGGCGAGCGCAAGAATGTGCTGTACCAGGTCGCACTGGAAAAACAGAAGAGCCAGTGA